In Candidatus Omnitrophota bacterium, a single genomic region encodes these proteins:
- a CDS encoding NAD-dependent epimerase/dehydratase family protein: protein MKIVVFGGSGFLGSHVADALSEAGHDVVIYDLYGSKSLKPSQKMVVGDILDDVLVKRAIKGADVVYNFAGIADIAKAKDDPVGTVKQNILGNIVLLEASRKENIKRFVYASTIYVYSDSGSFYRCSKHACESYIQTYQRQYGLDYTILRYGTLYGCRSDITNSVHKYIKQAMTTGKITYPGDGNEIREYINVLDAAQASVEILSEEFRNEQLIFTGHHPMKVSDLFVMIGEILKKDIEVEYVKPESSEAMDHYTLTPYTFIPKMGKKYVKHYYTDMGQGLLMCIQEQFENINGNKVETLNRG from the coding sequence ATGAAGATAGTTGTTTTCGGTGGTTCGGGTTTTTTGGGAAGCCATGTGGCGGATGCTCTGAGCGAGGCGGGGCATGATGTTGTGATTTATGATCTGTACGGATCGAAGTCCCTTAAACCTTCGCAGAAGATGGTTGTAGGAGATATCCTCGATGATGTTCTTGTCAAAAGGGCCATAAAGGGAGCGGATGTCGTGTATAATTTCGCGGGAATAGCTGACATCGCGAAGGCGAAGGACGACCCCGTGGGCACGGTCAAGCAGAACATCCTGGGGAACATAGTACTGCTTGAAGCTTCCAGAAAGGAAAACATCAAGCGTTTTGTCTATGCGAGCACCATATACGTTTACAGCGACTCGGGCTCTTTCTACAGATGCAGCAAGCATGCCTGCGAGTCCTATATCCAGACTTATCAGCGGCAGTACGGACTGGATTATACGATACTCAGGTACGGCACGTTATACGGATGCCGTTCTGACATTACCAACAGTGTCCATAAATACATAAAGCAGGCCATGACGACCGGTAAGATCACCTATCCAGGCGACGGAAATGAGATAAGGGAATACATTAACGTACTTGACGCGGCCCAGGCCAGTGTGGAGATACTCTCCGAAGAGTTCAGAAACGAGCAGCTTATTTTCACGGGACATCATCCGATGAAGGTAAGCGATTTGTTCGTGATGATCGGGGAAATACTTAAGAAGGATATCGAGGTGGAATATGTGAAACCGGAATCTTCCGAGGCCATGGACCATTATACTCTGACCCCTTATACTTTTATCCCCAAGATGGGCAAAAAATACGTAAAACATTATTACACTGATATGGGCCAGGGTCTGCTTATGTGCATACAGGAGCAGTTCGAAAATATCAATGGTAATAAGGTCGAGACACTTAATAGGGGATAG
- a CDS encoding hydroxyacid dehydrogenase — MRKKVLISTSTFAEFDRTPLELLERERFSYVLNPHRRKLTGTEVVDLGRDAVGIVAGTEKLTGEVFEQLPSLEVVSRCGTGMDNVDMESARKRNIRIYNTPDGPTRAVAELTVAVILDLLRKVSFMDRRLRQGEWKKMMGSLLFGKKIGIIGFGRIGQAVSELLSAFGTELAYCDVVSRSCRIDCGKKSLEQMLKWADLVTLHLAPPPGADAIITSREISLMKKGAWLVNFSRGGAVDEKALYEALKEGDLAGAALDVFQNEPYRGPLASLDNVVLTPHAGSYAREARVRMEIQAVENLLAGFKEK; from the coding sequence ATGCGGAAAAAAGTACTGATTAGCACTAGCACTTTCGCGGAATTCGACCGCACTCCTCTTGAGCTGCTCGAGAGGGAGCGGTTTTCTTACGTGCTTAATCCGCACAGGCGCAAGCTTACCGGAACTGAGGTGGTTGACCTGGGCAGGGACGCCGTAGGCATTGTCGCGGGCACGGAGAAACTCACCGGGGAGGTTTTTGAGCAGCTTCCGAGTCTCGAGGTGGTCTCCCGATGTGGTACGGGAATGGATAATGTCGACATGGAATCTGCACGGAAAAGAAATATAAGGATCTACAATACTCCCGACGGGCCCACTCGCGCTGTCGCTGAACTTACGGTTGCCGTTATTCTGGACCTTCTTAGGAAGGTCAGTTTCATGGACAGGCGGTTAAGGCAGGGCGAGTGGAAAAAGATGATGGGCAGCCTTCTTTTTGGGAAAAAGATAGGTATTATCGGTTTCGGACGTATAGGGCAGGCGGTCAGTGAACTGCTATCGGCTTTCGGGACGGAGCTGGCCTATTGCGATGTTGTTTCAAGGTCCTGCAGGATCGATTGCGGGAAAAAGAGCCTTGAGCAGATGCTCAAGTGGGCTGATCTTGTTACCCTGCATCTTGCGCCACCGCCGGGGGCGGATGCAATAATAACATCCAGAGAGATATCGTTGATGAAAAAAGGCGCATGGTTGGTCAATTTCTCCAGAGGAGGAGCAGTCGATGAAAAAGCCCTTTACGAGGCTTTGAAGGAAGGGGATCTCGCCGGCGCGGCACTGGATGTTTTCCAGAACGAGCCTTACCGGGGCCCGCTTGCGAGTCTCGATAATGTCGTGCTTACTCCGCATGCGGGCTCTTATGCCAGAGAAGCCCGGGTAAGAATGGAAATCCAGGCAGTAGAGAACCTTCTAGCCGGATTCAAGGAAAAATGA
- a CDS encoding SDR family oxidoreductase, whose amino-acid sequence MADAPGRILAEKTGSCRMSGKKTRKKVLVTGAGSGLGKEIALYFAEKGWDIVCHFNSSARGARELEGMIRDTGAECRLVKGDFCSPDELDAFIREANKMNIDSLVNNAGTYNAAKHYSHLTMDDVVATFRVNTYAPLLLSARLFEGMKKRRFGRIVSISSIAAKYGGSSKSMHYGCSKRALEGITRTLARDGAGSNVLVNTLRAGVIDTPFHKKYPKDMKKRISMIPVKRMGTPRDIAKLAFFLGSDENEYVTNEVVTVAGGE is encoded by the coding sequence ATGGCAGATGCCCCAGGTCGAATACTGGCTGAAAAAACAGGGAGTTGCAGAATGAGCGGAAAAAAAACGAGGAAAAAAGTACTTGTTACCGGTGCCGGCAGCGGACTGGGCAAAGAGATAGCCTTGTATTTCGCTGAAAAGGGATGGGATATTGTTTGTCATTTCAATTCATCCGCACGCGGTGCCCGGGAACTTGAGGGAATGATACGGGATACCGGCGCGGAGTGCCGCCTTGTAAAAGGGGACTTTTGTTCCCCGGATGAGCTTGACGCGTTTATCCGAGAAGCAAACAAAATGAACATAGACAGCCTGGTGAACAATGCCGGTACCTACAACGCGGCGAAGCATTACAGCCATTTGACCATGGATGATGTAGTGGCGACTTTCAGGGTAAATACCTATGCGCCCTTGCTGTTGTCCGCCCGGCTTTTCGAGGGGATGAAAAAGAGAAGGTTCGGAAGGATAGTAAGTATAAGTTCTATCGCAGCCAAGTACGGCGGATCGAGCAAGTCTATGCATTACGGATGTTCGAAAAGAGCCCTGGAGGGTATAACCAGGACACTGGCCCGTGACGGGGCAGGTTCCAACGTCCTGGTCAACACGCTCAGGGCCGGGGTCATCGACACTCCGTTCCACAAGAAGTACCCCAAGGACATGAAGAAAAGGATATCCATGATACCGGTAAAAAGGATGGGAACGCCACGTGATATAGCAAAGTTAGCTTTTTTTCTGGGGAGCGATGAGAATGAATATGTTACTAACGAGGTGGTGACCGTGGCCGGGGGAGAGTGA
- the rfbD gene encoding dTDP-4-dehydrorhamnose reductase: protein MKILVTGAAGMLGAEIVKDLIKKGHDVVQTDINQRLPDINALNVTDPGGVSRFVGESSPDYVFHLAAETNVDLCEQDPEHAYRVNAAGTENIVRACSENGAKLLYISTGSVFNGQKDAPYTETDEPDPLSIYGKSKYEGEKAVKDNLKEYFIIRAGWMVGGWELDKKFVYKLVRQIKEGKKELRVVSDKFGCPTFTKDFAANLMQVIDAGEYGLYHMTNKGSCSRYQMAIKLVEFMGKAGKIRVSPISSSEFPLPAPRPRSAVMQNRKLDMMGLNGMPEWEASLEEYIRKNRDKE, encoded by the coding sequence ATGAAGATACTTGTGACAGGCGCTGCCGGAATGCTCGGAGCGGAAATAGTCAAAGACCTGATAAAAAAAGGTCATGATGTGGTTCAGACGGATATAAACCAGCGGCTTCCCGATATAAATGCACTTAACGTAACAGACCCCGGGGGGGTATCGCGTTTCGTCGGGGAGAGTTCCCCCGATTATGTTTTCCATCTTGCCGCAGAGACGAATGTGGATCTGTGTGAGCAGGATCCTGAACATGCTTACCGGGTCAATGCCGCCGGGACGGAGAATATAGTCCGCGCCTGCAGTGAGAACGGGGCAAAACTCCTGTACATAAGTACCGGCTCCGTGTTCAACGGGCAAAAGGATGCCCCTTATACGGAGACGGATGAACCGGACCCCTTGAGCATTTACGGCAAAAGTAAATACGAAGGGGAAAAGGCCGTGAAAGACAACCTGAAGGAGTATTTCATAATTCGCGCCGGATGGATGGTAGGCGGCTGGGAACTGGACAAAAAGTTCGTTTACAAATTAGTCCGGCAGATCAAGGAGGGAAAGAAGGAACTCCGGGTCGTGTCGGATAAGTTCGGGTGTCCCACATTCACGAAGGATTTCGCCGCCAATCTGATGCAGGTAATAGACGCGGGAGAATATGGGCTTTACCATATGACGAACAAAGGTTCATGCTCCAGATATCAGATGGCGATAAAACTGGTCGAATTCATGGGTAAAGCCGGCAAGATCAGGGTAAGTCCCATCTCTTCTAGTGAGTTCCCCCTGCCAGCCCCCAGGCCCAGATCGGCCGTGATGCAGAACCGTAAGCTCGACATGATGGGACTTAATGGAATGCCCGAATGGGAGGCATCCCTGGAAGAGTATATACGAAAGAACAGGGACAAGGAATAG
- a CDS encoding HAD hydrolase-like protein, with product MIKSIIFDFDGVILESAGIKTEAFKEIFADVFIGQPEKLQRVMDYHIRNAGISRFVKFRYAYEQLLHEQLSKDKETELGEKFARVVYDKVIAAPFVPGARKFLERNRDSYLFFIASGTPEQELSRIIKARHLGSFFKEVHGSPKEKKDIITDVMERHGFSRDEVAYVGDAESDRLAAESSRVIFIERSPGSKAVFSSGENIIGDLADLDSAIEYINRSISKTHI from the coding sequence ATGATAAAGAGCATTATCTTCGATTTCGACGGAGTGATACTGGAATCGGCGGGAATAAAGACGGAAGCTTTCAAGGAGATATTCGCGGATGTTTTCATCGGACAGCCGGAGAAACTTCAGAGGGTAATGGATTATCATATTCGCAACGCGGGGATTTCCCGCTTTGTGAAGTTCCGTTACGCTTATGAACAGTTGTTACATGAACAATTGTCAAAAGATAAGGAGACCGAGCTGGGCGAGAAGTTCGCCAGGGTGGTATACGATAAGGTGATAGCGGCACCCTTTGTGCCGGGAGCCAGGAAGTTCCTTGAACGCAACAGGGATAGTTACCTGTTCTTCATAGCATCGGGAACTCCTGAACAGGAGCTTTCCAGGATTATCAAGGCGAGGCATCTCGGGAGCTTTTTTAAAGAAGTGCACGGAAGCCCCAAAGAAAAAAAAGACATCATAACCGATGTGATGGAACGCCACGGCTTTTCAAGGGATGAAGTGGCGTATGTGGGCGATGCCGAGAGCGACCGGCTGGCGGCAGAGAGTTCACGGGTCATTTTCATAGAACGCAGCCCCGGATCTAAGGCCGTGTTTTCCTCCGGGGAGAACATTATCGGCGATCTTGCGGATCTGGATTCGGCAATAGAGTATATAAACAGGTCAATTTCGAAAACTCACATCTGA
- a CDS encoding glycosyltransferase, whose protein sequence is MTEKMKKVSVIIPAYNKADLTVRTVESVLAQTYVNIEIIVVDDGSTDDTKDRLSPYLGRIRYEYKDNGGACSARNLGISLAEGEYVGLLDCDDLYLPDKIERSVMSLEEDPGAGFVHTSSLFIDDDDNTVGRFSVKGRKEGWITKDLILRNFICNSTVVARRICFDEVGLFDETIFIPADWDMWLRLSERYRAKYIDEPLTKHRNPESYTRKNLDESLSSGITVLKKAFERNPHLKDLRPKAYSALHYRQARYYGRIGDDSGMEEQILLALKQDRYNFKAVCMYLALKCVKGIIKP, encoded by the coding sequence ATGACCGAGAAGATGAAAAAAGTAAGCGTTATAATACCTGCATATAACAAAGCCGACCTGACGGTGAGAACCGTGGAAAGCGTTCTTGCCCAGACATACGTCAACATCGAGATAATAGTCGTTGACGATGGTTCAACGGACGATACGAAAGACAGGCTCAGCCCCTATCTTGGAAGGATAAGATACGAATATAAGGATAACGGCGGCGCTTGCAGTGCCAGGAATCTGGGCATCAGCCTGGCCGAAGGCGAGTACGTGGGACTGCTTGATTGTGATGATCTGTATCTTCCGGATAAGATCGAAAGGTCGGTGATGAGCCTCGAAGAGGATCCAGGGGCAGGTTTTGTTCATACTTCGTCGTTATTCATAGATGATGACGACAATACGGTGGGAAGATTTTCCGTAAAGGGAAGAAAAGAAGGATGGATAACAAAAGACCTTATTTTAAGGAATTTTATCTGTAATTCCACAGTCGTGGCCAGGAGGATATGTTTTGACGAGGTAGGTCTTTTCGATGAAACTATATTTATCCCGGCCGACTGGGATATGTGGCTTCGGCTTTCGGAACGATACAGGGCAAAATACATAGATGAACCTCTGACTAAGCACAGGAACCCCGAAAGTTATACCAGAAAGAATCTGGATGAATCGTTAAGTTCGGGCATTACGGTGCTGAAAAAGGCCTTTGAGCGCAATCCGCATCTTAAAGATCTAAGGCCCAAGGCGTATTCTGCGCTTCATTACAGGCAAGCCAGGTATTACGGCAGGATTGGAGATGACTCGGGAATGGAGGAGCAGATCCTTCTGGCATTGAAGCAGGACAGGTATAATTTTAAGGCCGTTTGCATGTATCTGGCGCTTAAGTGCGTAAAAGGGATCATTAAACCATGA
- a CDS encoding cytidylyltransferase — MIAAFIMGRKKSKGFPGKNLTEVLGKPLAFYPMSAAKRCQQIDRVFLSTDDEGLMQLGRQNGVEIIVRPPELCTDGALGEDVYVHAYEHVKQRYENEPLELVVLLMCNAATVTPSVISEGISVLRENPEYDSAVTVSRYNMWSPLRARRIDEKGLLKPFVPFEVFGDPGSLNCDRDSQGDVWFADMGVSVIRPKCLDCLEKGLLPQKWMGKNIYPLKQWGGLDVDYEWQMPQVEYWLKKQGVAE, encoded by the coding sequence ATGATTGCAGCGTTCATTATGGGCAGGAAAAAAAGCAAAGGCTTCCCCGGGAAGAACCTGACCGAAGTGCTCGGCAAACCGCTGGCCTTTTATCCCATGTCGGCGGCGAAAAGATGCCAACAGATCGACAGGGTGTTCCTTTCAACGGACGATGAGGGGCTCATGCAGCTCGGGCGCCAGAACGGCGTGGAGATCATCGTGAGGCCCCCTGAACTGTGCACCGACGGAGCTCTCGGAGAGGATGTCTACGTTCATGCCTATGAGCATGTGAAACAGCGTTACGAGAACGAGCCTCTGGAACTCGTGGTTCTTTTGATGTGCAATGCTGCTACGGTAACGCCATCGGTTATATCCGAGGGTATCAGTGTGCTGAGGGAGAACCCTGAGTATGATTCGGCTGTTACCGTCTCCAGGTACAACATGTGGAGCCCATTAAGGGCAAGGAGGATAGATGAGAAAGGTCTGCTAAAACCATTTGTGCCTTTCGAAGTCTTTGGCGACCCTGGGTCGCTGAACTGTGACAGGGATTCCCAGGGGGATGTGTGGTTCGCCGATATGGGGGTTTCGGTCATAAGGCCGAAATGCCTTGATTGTCTCGAAAAGGGACTTCTTCCCCAGAAATGGATGGGTAAAAACATATACCCACTTAAACAGTGGGGAGGCCTGGATGTGGATTATGAATGGCAGATGCCCCAGGTCGAATACTGGCTGAAAAAACAGGGAGTTGCAGAATGA